The following coding sequences are from one Neurospora crassa OR74A linkage group I, whole genome shotgun sequence window:
- the nuo49 gene encoding NADH:ubiquinone oxidoreductase 49kD subunit, with translation MATTLFRLAGRNAKRHCMRQSTTIAHNLNSTRAFSASALRRYAEPSYEGQGTRLVPTGDDFAPNNDLYGLEALKADGAPRVPPQDHILARKVRHYTVNFGPQHPAAHGVLRLILELKGEEIVRADPHVGLLHRGTEKLCEYRTYLQALPYFDRLDYVSMMTNEQCFALAVEKLLNVEIPERAKWIRTMFAEITRILNHLMSVLSHAMDVGALTPFLWGFEEREKLMEFYERVSGARLHAAYVRPGGVHQDIPLGLLDDIYMWATQFGDRIDETEEMLTDNRIWIDRLRGIGVVSAADALNLSFTGVMLRGSGVPWDIRKSQPYDAYDQVEFDVPVGINGDCYDRYLCRMEEFRQSLRIIHQCLNKMPAGPVRVEDYKISPPPRSAMKENMEALIHHFLLYTKGYAVPPGDTYSAIEAPKGEMGVYVVSDGSERPYRVHIRAPGFAHLGGFDHLSRGHMLADAVAVIGTMDLVFGEVDR, from the exons ATGGCGACGACGTTGTTCCGACTCGCTGGGCGCAATGCCAAGCGCCATTGTATGCGCCAGAGCACCACCATCGCTCACAACCTCAACTCGACTCGCGCCTTTTCTGCCTCCGCTCTCAGACGGTATGCCGAGCCCAGCTACGAGGGCCAAGGAACCCGTCTGGTCCCTACCGGCGACGACTTTGCGCCCAACAACGATCTGTATGGCTTGGAGGCTTTGAAGGCAGACGGTGCCCCGAGAGTGCCTCCCCAGGATCATATCCTGGCCCGCAAGGTGCGGCACTACACGGTCAACTTCGGTCCTCAGCATCCGGCCGCTCACGGTGTGTTGCGCCTGATTCTCGAGCTAAAGGGTGAAGAGATTGTTCGTGCCGACCCCCACGTCGGCCTGCTGCATCGCGGCACCGAGAAGCTCTGCGAGTACAGGACCTACCTTCAGGCGCTCCCTTACTTTGACCGTCTTGACTACGTCTCCATGATGACCAACGAGCAATGTTTTGCTCTGGCCGTTGAGAAGCTGCTCAACGTTGAGATCCCCGAGCGTGCCAAGTGGATTCGTACAATGTTCGCTGAGATTACCCGTATTCTCAACCATCTCATGTCTGTTTTGTCGCACGCCATGGACGTCGGCGCTCTCACGCCTTTCTTGTGGGGCTTtgaggaaagagagaaattGATG GAATTCTACGAGCGAGTCTCTGGTGCCCGTCTCCATGCTGCCTACGTCCGCCCCGGAGGTGTCCACCAAGATATCCCTCTCGGCCTGCTCGATGACATTTACATGTGGGCCACGCAGTTCGGCGACCGCATCGACGAAACCGAGGAGATGCTTACGGACAACCGTATCTGGATAGACCGTCTGCGCGGCATCGGTGTAGTCTCTGCCGCCGACGCCCTGAACCTGTCCTTCACGGGCGTCATGCTCCGCGGTTCCGGCGTGCCATGGGACATCCGTAAGAGTCAGCCGTACGACGCATACGACCAAGTCGAGTTTGACGTTCCCGTTGGCATCAACGGCGACTGCTACGACCGGTACCTGTGCCGCATGGAGGAGTTCCGTCAGTCACTCCGTATCATCCACCAGTGCCTTAACAAGATGCCCGCTGGTCCCGTCCGTGTCGAAGACTACAAGATCTCCCCGCCGCCCCGCTCCGCCATGAAGGAGAACATGGAGGCCCTCATCCACCACTTCTTGCTGTACACCAAGGGCTATGCCGTCCCGCCCGGTGACACCTACTCGGCCATCGAGGCCCCCAAGGGCGAAATGGGCGTCTATGTCGTCAGTGATGGTTCCGAGAGGCCGTATCGTGTGCACATCCGCGCTCCCGGCTTTGCTCATCTGGGTGGCTTTGACCACTTGTCGAGGGGCCACATGTTGGCTGATGCCGTGGCCGTTATCGGCACAATGGATTTGGTGTTTG GTGAGGTCGATCGGTAA
- a CDS encoding DNA-directed RNA polymerase I and III polypeptide, producing MGSSKKQTAVPVRTKVPSPEEVEKRNTVHINAETVTNVTSTDFPGFYPGEDHSWDIEKFRESVRVVFHQNDPYEAQFSLIGVDASIANAFRRIMIADIPTLAIEDIFMWNNTSVIQDEVLGHRLGLIPFTGGKEGLHNFLKWYKKGETPCDYNTVELELKVKCENNESAPADSKDPKELYHNAHVYAKDIKFVPKGRQAKYFSGENAIRPTNPDILVAKMRPGQEIDLTMHMHKGVGSDHAKFSPVATASYRLMPTITILEPILGRDAEKFQKCFPEGVIGLEKVTKEEAKKKGSGYEGHEGELKAVVLDAMRDTVSRECLRHDEFKDKVKLGRRRDHFIYLVESTGQWESDAIFLESIAHLKEKAKRFEKQVVNMVQ from the exons ATGGGATCCTCAAAGAAGCAGACCGCCGTGCCCGTCAGGACAAAGGTCCCGAGCCCAGAAGAGGTTGAGAAGCGTAAC ACTGTCCATATCAACGCCGAAACTGTCACCAATGTCACATCCACCGACTTTCCCGGCTTCTACCCCGGCGAGGATCATTCCTGGGATATCGAAAAGTTCCGCGAAAGTGTCCGCGTAGTGTTCCACCAGAACGACCCTTATGAGGCTCAATTCTCGCTCATTGGCGTCGACGCCTCTATCGCCAATGCCTTCCGCCGTATCATGATTGCCGACATCCCCACGCTGGCCATTGAGGACATTTTCATGTGGAACAACACCTCCGTGATCCAGGACGAAGTTCTTGGCCACCGCCTGGGCCTGATCCCGTTCACCGGCGGCAAGGAAGGCCTCCATAACTTCCTCAAGTGGTACAAGAAGGGCGAGACCCCGTGCGACTACAACACGGTCGAGCTCGAGCTCAAGGTCAAGTGCGAGAACAACGAGAGCGCGCCGGCAGACAGCAAGGACCCCAAGGAGCTCTACCACAACGCCCATGTTTACGCTAAGGACATCAAGTTCGTGCCCAAGGGCCGGCAAGCCAAGTACTTCTCGGGCGAGAACGCCATCCGGCCCACGAACCCTGACATCCTCGTCGCCAAGATGCGGCCGGGACAGGAGATCGATCTGACGATGCACATGCACAAGGGCGTCGGGTCCGATCACGCCAAGTTCTCCCCCGTCGCCACGGCCTCGTACCGCCTCATGCCGACCATCACCATTCTCGAGCCGATCCTAGGCCGCGACGCCGAGAAATTCCAGAAGTGCTTCCCCGAGGGCGTCATCGGGCTGGAAAAGGtcaccaaggaggaggcgaagaagaagggcagcGGATACGAGGGCCATGAGGGCGAGCTCAAGGCCGTGGTCCTGGACGCCATGCGTGACACCGTCAGCAGAGAGTGCTTGCGCCATGACGAGTTCAAGGACAAGGTCAAGCTGGGCCGAAGGAGGGATCACTTCATTTACCTGGTGGAGAGCACGGGGCAGTGGGAAAGCGACGCCATCTTCCTCGAATCGATTGCCCAcctcaaggagaaggcgaagaggTTCGAGAAGCAGGTGGTGAACATGGTACAGTAA
- a CDS encoding NEDD8-activating enzyme E1 catalytic subunit, variant produces the protein MDTIDISNLNRQFLFRHADVGKFKAEVAAKFVERRVKGVKITPYNCKIQDFDEDFYQQFQIVVCGLDSIEARRWINATLVNMASCENPDSMKPLIDGGTEGFKGQARVILPTMGSCIECQLDMHAPRAAVPLCTLASIPRQPEHCIEWAHVIAWDKEKPFPQLDKDDPEHITWLYQKALERAKEFNISGVTYSLTQGVVKNIIPAIAATNSVIAAACCNEALKIASSCAPFLGTPGEGEPNYMMYSGNDSIYTYTFKHEQKEDCPVCGMTARVLKVNPKWTLEELIESFATLPEAQLKKPSVRAEGKTLYMQLPPNLEEQTRPNLEKTLEQLGLTEGTELAVTDPAFVGVVFNFSLKFA, from the exons ATGG ATACGATCGACATCTCCAACCTTAACCGCCAGTTTCTCTTCCGTCACGCGGACGTAGGGAAATTCAAAGCCGAAGTAGCTGCCAAGTTCGTTGAGAGAAGAGTCAAAGGCGTCAAGATCACGCCATATAACTGCAAGATACAGGACTTCGATGAAGACTTCTACCAGCAGTTCCAGATTGTAGTCTGCGGACTGGACAGCATCGAGGCACGCCGATGGATCAACGCCACCCTGGTCAACATGGCGAGTTGTGAAAACCCTGATAGCATGAAACCTCTCATCGACGGCGGCACCGAGGGCTTCAAGGGCCAAGCCCGCGTTATTCTACCGACCATGGGCTCTTGTATCGAGTGCCAGCTAGACATGCACGCTCCCCGAGCCGCCGTTCCTCTTTGCACTCTCGCCAGCATCCCCCGCCAGCCGGAGCACTGCATCGAATGGGCGCACGTCATCGCTTGGGACAAGGAGAAGCCGTTCCCGCAGCTCGACAAGGACGACCCGGAGCACATCACCTGGCTCTACCAGAAAGCCCTCGAGCGGGCAAAGGAATTCAACATATCGGGCGTCACGTACTCTCTGACGCAAGGCGTGGTGAAGAACATCATCCCGGCCATCGCGGCCACGAACTCGGTCATCGCCGCGGCCTGCTGCAACGAGGCACTCAAGATCGCATCCAGCTGTGCACCCTTTTTGGGCACCCCCGGCGAAGGCGAGCCTAATTATATGATGTATTCCGGCAACGACAGCATTTACACGTATACGTTTAAGCACGAGCAAAAGGAGGACTGCCCCGTGTGCGGCATGACGGCAAGGGTGCTCAAGGTCAACCCCAAGTGGACACTCGAAGAGCTCATAGAGTCGTTTGCTACCCTTCCTGAGGCGCAACTGAAGAAGCCGTCGGTGCGGGCTGAGGGCAAGACGCTGTACATGCAGTTGCCCCCGAACTTGGAGGAGCAGACGCGGCCAAACTTGGAGAAGACACTTGAGCAGCTTGGGCTGACGGAAGGTACTGAGCTCGCCGTTACTGATCCAGCGTTTGTAGGCGTGGTGTTCAACTTCAGCCTCAAGTTTGCATGA
- a CDS encoding ubiquinone biosynthesis monooxygenase COQ6 produces the protein MEAVARRKAAAYVCLSCTRQFQRHIRRQYHNAAPRPDIYDVVCVGGGPAGLSLLTALRANPVTSHLRVALVEAQDLSKVKSWKLPPSKYSNRCSSLTPTSAFYLDQIGAWEHLDQTRVQPYHEMQVWDGVTDARIEFDWAPGSALVEGTTIAYMNENLNLTSGLLKRLEQLGGVSVFEGAKVENITFGEETEDLDLRQWPVVHISGGKQLTARLLVGADGANSPVRAFAGIDAKGWDYNRHGVVATLEMEGEGWGGEHTKIAYQRFLPTGPVAMLPMPGKYSTLVWSTTPENASILKSLSPKDFVAMVNAAFRLSPVDLAFMHTQGANQDYEYSWRLQHTSFNPRAIPQTVVGVQEGTIASFPLKMRHADTYIGERVALVGDAAHTIHPLAGQGLNQGQGDVQSLAKTIEHAVTHGQDIGSIMSLESYVSERYTANHVLLGVVDKLHKLYSAESGPLVPLRSLGLNAVNALGPLKSFFMKQAAGSGTKLF, from the exons ATGGAAGCAGTAGCAAGGAGAAAAGCAGCTGCCTATGTCTGCTTGAGTTGTACCCGGCAATTCCAACGACACATTCGACGACAATACCACAACGCCGCCCCACGACCTGATATCTACGATGTCGTGTGTGTTGGTGGAGGACCGGCAGGTCTGAGTCTCTTGACTGCCCTGC GCGCCAACCCTGTCACCTCCCACCTCCGTGTTGCCCTAGTCGAAGCCCAGGATCTATCCAAAGTCAAGTCATGGAAGCTACCGCCAAGCAAGTACTCGAACCGATGCAGCTCCCTCACGCCCACATCCGCTTTCTATCTCGACCAGATTGGTGCCTGGGAACATCTCGATCAAACCAGAGTCCAACCGTACCACGAAATGCAAGTCTGGGATGGCGTTACGGATGCCCGGATCGAATTTGACTGGGCACCCGGTTCGGCCCTGGTAGAAGGAACCACCATCGCTTACATGAACGAAAACCTCAACCTCACATCCGGTCTACTGAAGCGACTGGAGCAACTGGGTGGTGTATCGGTATTCGAGGGTGCTAAAGTTGAGAACATCACCTTTGGcgaggagacggaggacCTGGATCTTAGGCAATGGCCTGTCGTACACATTTCTGGAGGCAAGCAGCTTACTGCCCGCCTTTTGGTTGGAGCCGACGGAGCAAACAGCCCAGTCCGTGCCTTCGCGGGTATCGATGCGAAGGGTTGGGATTACAACAGACACGGCGTGGTGGCCACGCTAGAGATGGAGGGCGAGGGTTGGGGCGGAGAGCACACCAAGATTGCCTACCAGAGGTTCCTTCCCACCGGTCCTGTGGCTATGCTGCCCATGCCTGGAAAGTATTCGACACTTGTCTGGTCCACAACCCCGGAGAATGCCTCAATACTCAAGAGCCTCTCGCCCAAGGATTTTGTGGCTATGGTCAACGCAGCATTCCGTCTTAGTCCAGTGGATCTGGCCTTCATGCACACACAAGGGGCGAACCAAGACTATGAGTATTCGTGGAGGTTACAACACACATCCTTCAACCCGCGGGCAATCCCGCAGACCGTAGTTGGAGTTCAGGAAGGCACGATTGCCTCTTTCCCATTAAAAATGCGCCACGCTGATACCTATATTGGAGAGCGTGTCGCTTTGGTAGGCGATGCCGCTCACACCATTCATCCACTGGCAGGCCAGGGCTTGAACCAGGGCCAGGGCGATGTGCAGAGCTTGGCCAAGACGATCGAGCACGCCGTCACCCATGGACAGGATATTGGAAGTATCATGTCACTCGAGTCGTACGTATCGGAACGATACACAGCAAACCATGTGCTTCTTGGGGTCGTTGATAAGCTCCATAAGCTCTATTCTGCCGAAAGCGGCCCGTTAGTGCCCTTGAGGTCACTGGGCTTGAACGCAGTCAATGCTCTTGGGCCGTTGAAGAGCTTCTTCATGAAGCAGGCTGCAGGAAGCGGCACCAAGCTCTTCTGA
- a CDS encoding NEDD8-activating enzyme E1 catalytic subunit, with amino-acid sequence MSSPEVLPDSEAKRWKYLNNVRTRPGAFVDPEEFDGSTVVENMNKIKILVIGAGGLGCEILKNLALSGFKDISVIDMDTIDISNLNRQFLFRHADVGKFKAEVAAKFVERRVKGVKITPYNCKIQDFDEDFYQQFQIVVCGLDSIEARRWINATLVNMASCENPDSMKPLIDGGTEGFKGQARVILPTMGSCIECQLDMHAPRAAVPLCTLASIPRQPEHCIEWAHVIAWDKEKPFPQLDKDDPEHITWLYQKALERAKEFNISGVTYSLTQGVVKNIIPAIAATNSVIAAACCNEALKIASSCAPFLGTPGEGEPNYMMYSGNDSIYTYTFKHEQKEDCPVCGMTARVLKVNPKWTLEELIESFATLPEAQLKKPSVRAEGKTLYMQLPPNLEEQTRPNLEKTLEQLGLTEGTELAVTDPAFVGVVFNFSLKFA; translated from the exons ATGTCAAGTCCAGAAGTACTCCCAGACTCCGAAGCCAAAAGATG GAAGTATCTCAACAATGTCCGAACACGGCCAGGCGCATTCGTGGATCCGGAAGAGTTTGATGGCTCAACGGTAGTAGAGAACATGAACAAAATCAAGATCTT AGTCAT CGGAGCTGGAGGACTGGGTTGTGAGATCCTCAAGAACCTCGCCCTTTCCGGGTTCAAGGACATTTCCGTCATCGACATGG ATACGATCGACATCTCCAACCTTAACCGCCAGTTTCTCTTCCGTCACGCGGACGTAGGGAAATTCAAAGCCGAAGTAGCTGCCAAGTTCGTTGAGAGAAGAGTCAAAGGCGTCAAGATCACGCCATATAACTGCAAGATACAGGACTTCGATGAAGACTTCTACCAGCAGTTCCAGATTGTAGTCTGCGGACTGGACAGCATCGAGGCACGCCGATGGATCAACGCCACCCTGGTCAACATGGCGAGTTGTGAAAACCCTGATAGCATGAAACCTCTCATCGACGGCGGCACCGAGGGCTTCAAGGGCCAAGCCCGCGTTATTCTACCGACCATGGGCTCTTGTATCGAGTGCCAGCTAGACATGCACGCTCCCCGAGCCGCCGTTCCTCTTTGCACTCTCGCCAGCATCCCCCGCCAGCCGGAGCACTGCATCGAATGGGCGCACGTCATCGCTTGGGACAAGGAGAAGCCGTTCCCGCAGCTCGACAAGGACGACCCGGAGCACATCACCTGGCTCTACCAGAAAGCCCTCGAGCGGGCAAAGGAATTCAACATATCGGGCGTCACGTACTCTCTGACGCAAGGCGTGGTGAAGAACATCATCCCGGCCATCGCGGCCACGAACTCGGTCATCGCCGCGGCCTGCTGCAACGAGGCACTCAAGATCGCATCCAGCTGTGCACCCTTTTTGGGCACCCCCGGCGAAGGCGAGCCTAATTATATGATGTATTCCGGCAACGACAGCATTTACACGTATACGTTTAAGCACGAGCAAAAGGAGGACTGCCCCGTGTGCGGCATGACGGCAAGGGTGCTCAAGGTCAACCCCAAGTGGACACTCGAAGAGCTCATAGAGTCGTTTGCTACCCTTCCTGAGGCGCAACTGAAGAAGCCGTCGGTGCGGGCTGAGGGCAAGACGCTGTACATGCAGTTGCCCCCGAACTTGGAGGAGCAGACGCGGCCAAACTTGGAGAAGACACTTGAGCAGCTTGGGCTGACGGAAGGTACTGAGCTCGCCGTTACTGATCCAGCGTTTGTAGGCGTGGTGTTCAACTTCAGCCTCAAGTTTGCATGA
- the pod-6 gene encoding polarity-defective 6, variant 1, with amino-acid sequence MATLSVYGSDFLTTTKKKAIEDAKKMQTVVAEECNKSGKEAPPYQLEELIGKGSFGRVYKATDNKSNAVVAVKIIDIEESDRENPRLADTYSEFMKETSALKLLSNSGAKNINLILDVLPVGQSMWLITEYCAGGSVATLMKPTAPGGLQEKWIIPILREVAEAIFWVHKEGIIHRDIKCANVLVTETGAVQLCDFGVAGIVETKFDKRSTFIGTPHWMAPELFEPTPSYSTPVDIWAFGSMVYEIASGLPPNVMSGFNIPQLGNYIKSHAPRLEGDQYSDNLKDLVAFCLVEDPAKRPTIEQVQRHPYIFNTSSEYPTASLSNLVRGYKVWEAQGGIRKSLFAPVGAQGPSDYASTALSNDEWNFSTTVDFDRMAMDSDAQAVYDVYGHNVDFDFDEEQTRRPKPKGRRRPPPPKLLALKAPLEKLFDPNTISGYNENSRAYYGLGPTSTSEAASAPEPPKDSDLNLRQYEPSSQAALRESLIDLDASFDGNDLSQFVDMETIKAGPRGSIDYAAFNPNPDFSKPPLSDPADMPMNINRRTQDWKFPSMAAPPASAHPEMSRFPWNEERSNDSHNDNFVRPPLIHHPTDPLGFQSTGYDSMPPKPPVDNRVSVGSLIDLDESLPMPTNDFTNREYTRPSTANSDAASVSGSEIGGANPFDLERHASLYQPLPVVRSSSVREPSIYVSDDSDYARVAQAPSEEHFIGTNGRGTPDYASSVNGGGSIGNGSIGGGSIGGGSIGSRTSSRAHSRADSYSYATDDDVGGYSAGEYAESEYLGGSMDPMAMSGEGRNRSRRRPSGMRPDPDSHHPPRGYGMGGSMNGNNGTGSHGGGHHGHQVHHGHGHGQYHGHGHGHSNSQGSTDMMHMPHVPEPPRVRVMQGMANREEVRDDVMRLLASFSEHLGFANAHVNTLPVRQGRRGSEVDTSV; translated from the coding sequence ATGGCGACCCTATCGGTATACGGGTCAGATTTCCTGACCACTACAAAGAAAAAGGCCATTGAGGATGCCAAGAAGATGCAGACAGTTGTTGCAGAAGAATGCAATAAATCAGGAAAAGAAGCACCCCCATATCAGCTAGAGGAGCTCATCGGCAAAGGCAGCTTTGGCCGCGTATACAAAGCGACGGATAACAAGTCCAATGCTGTTGTGGCTGTCAAGATTATTGACATCGAGGAGAGCGACAGGGAGAATCCTAGGCTGGCAGACACGTATAGCGAGTTTATGAAGGAGACCAGTGCCCTCAAGTTACTCAGTAACAGCGGCGCAAAGAACATCAATCTCATTCTCGATGTACTGCCCGTTGGACAGTCCATGTGGCTGATCACCGAGTACTGTGCTGGCGGAAGCGTGGCTACTCTGATGAAGCCTACCGCACCCGGGGGCTTGCAGGAGAAGTGGATCATTCCCATCCTACGAGAAGTCGCAGAGGCCATATTCTGGGTACACAAAGAAGGAATCATCCACCGTGACATCAAGTGCGCCAACGTACTTGTGACGGAGACGGGCGCCGTACAGCTCTGTGACTTTGGTGTGGCTGGTATCGTGGAGACCAAATTCGACAAAAGGTCGACTTTTATTGGGACGCCTCATTGGATGGCACCAGAACTCTTTGAACCTACACCGTCTTACAGCACACCAGTTGATATATGGGCGTTTGGATCTATGGTATACGAGATTGCATCCGGACTTCCTCCCAATGTCATGTCGGGGTTCAACATCCCTCAGCTTGGCAATTATATCAAGTCCCATGCGCCTCGTCTAGAAGGAGACCAGTACTCAGACAACCTCAAGGACTTGGTGGCTTTCTGTCTGGTCGAAGACCCTGCAAAACGACCGACGATTGAGCAAGTCCAGCGGCACCCTTACATATTCAACACGAGCTCTGAATACCCAACAGCATCACTTTCCAACCTTGTTCGGGGTTATAAGGTTTGGGAGGCACAGGGAGGTATTCGAAAATCGCTGTTTGCGCCCGTTGGTGCTCAAGGCCCATCCGATTATGCCTCGACTGCTCTCTCCAATGACGAGTGGAACTTTAGCACAACGGTCGACTTTGACCGGATGGCCATGGACAGCGATGCTCAAGCCGTGTATGATGTTTATGGGCATAATGTCGACTTCGACTTCGATGAAGAGCAGACCCGGCGCCCCAAGCCTAAAGGAAGGAGgcggccgcctcctcctaAATTACTAGCTCTCAAGGCACCTTTGGAAAAGCTGTTTGATCCTAATACGATCTCCGGCTACAATGAGAACTCGCGTGCCTATTACGGTCTGGGTCCAACGTCCACATCAGAGGCAGCATCAGCACCGGAGCCACCAAAAGACTCGGATCTCAACCTTCGACAATATGAACCGAGCTCACAGGCGGCACTACGAGAGTCGCTCATAGACTTGGATGCGTCTTTTGATGGAAACGACTTGTCTCAGTTTGTGGACATGGAGACCATCAAAGCCGGACCCCGTGGTTCGATAGACTACGCAGCTTTCAACCCGAACCCAGACTTTAGCAAACCGCCCCTCAGCGACCCGGCAGATATGCCCATGAACATCAACCGCCGTACGCAGGACTGGAAGTTTCCGTCAATGGCTGCTCCGCCGGCTTCTGCTCATCCGGAGATGTCGCGCTTCCCGTGGAATGAAGAGCGCTCCAACGACAGCCACAATGACAACTTTGTTCGACCACCCCTCATACACCACCCTACAGACCCGCTAGGCTTCCAATCGACGGGCTACGATTCCATGCCGCCCAAGCCTCCGGTCGACAACCGCGTTTCGGTAGGGAGCTTGATCGATCTCGATGAAAGCTTACCTATGCCAACAAACGATTTCACCAATCGGGAGTATACGCGGCCATCCACAGCCAACTCGGACGCTGCTTCTGTCAGTGGTTCAGAGATAGGCGGCGCAAACCCGTTCGACCTCGAACGGCACGCTTCACTTTACCAGCCGCTGCCTGTCGTACGATCATCATCAGTCCGCGAACCGTCCATCTACGTGTCAGACGACAGCGACTACGCCCGGGTCGCTCAGGCGCCGTCAGAGGAGCATTTCATTGGGACCAACGGTCGTGGTACGCCCGACTATGCTTCATCCGTCAACGGTGGAGGCAGCATAGGGAACGGTAGCATCGGTGGCGGTAGCATCGGCGGCGGAAGCATCGGCAGCAGGACCAGCAGCCGCGCCCACTCCCGCGCGGACAGCTACAGCTACgccaccgacgacgacgtggGGGGTTATTCAGCTGGCGAGTACGCCGAGTCGGAATACCTGGGCGGCAGCATGGATCCGATGGCGATGAGTGGCGAAGGGCGCAACCGTAGTCGCCGGCGGCCAAGCGGCATGCGGCCGGACCCGGATTCGCACCATCCGCCTCGAGGGTACGGCATGGGCGGGAGCATGAACGGGAATAATGGCACGGGCAGCCATGGTGGCGGGCATCATGGTCACCAGGTGCATCATGGTCATGGTCATGGTCAATATCATGGTCATGGTCATGGCCACAGCAATAGCCAGGGTTCGACAGATATGATGCACATGCCTCATGTTCCGGAGCCGCCGAGAGTCAGGGTGATGCAGGGCATGGCGAATCGAGAGGAGGTGAGGGATGATGTGATGAGATTGTTGGCTAGCTTCTCGGAGCACTTGGGGTTTGCGAATGCGCATGTGAATACGCTTCCGGTCAGgcaggggaggaggggaagtgAGGTGGACACGAGTGTCTGA
- a CDS encoding cytochrome c oxidase copper chaperone Cox17 — translation MASQSFSLTALPSAAAPAQIATPSSDAPAKPKPCCVCKEEKAKRDDCMLFSKSDDPQKDCVSTIDQYRACMAGFGFKV, via the exons ATGGCCTCCCAAAGCTTTTCCCTTACCGCCCTTC CTTCCGCTGCCGCTCCGGCGCAAATTGCGACCCCTTCCAGTGATGCTCCCGCGAAGCCCAAG CCCTGCTGCGTGtgcaaagaagagaaggccaAGCGCGATGATTGCATGCTTTTCTCCAAGTCCGATGACCCCCAGAAGGACTGCGTGTCGACGATAGACCAGTACCGCGCTTGCATGGCTGGTTTCGGCTTCAAGGTCTAA